The following coding sequences are from one Triticum dicoccoides isolate Atlit2015 ecotype Zavitan chromosome 4A, WEW_v2.0, whole genome shotgun sequence window:
- the LOC119288054 gene encoding probable transcriptional regulator SLK3, producing the protein MSGAPRSNLGLVPRDMNGSLPVSTTNSSGPSIGVSSLVTDGNSSLSGGAQFQQSTSMNADSFMRLPASPMSFSSNNISGSSVIDGSIMQQSPPQEQMQKRRASSVTSQPVIDAAAAFHAQKKPRVDIRQDDILQQQLIQQLLQGQSSLHLQGQHNPQLQALIRQHKLAQIQQQQQHQLSQQFPQHQHSQVGIPRQPQLRPPLAQPGIQLAGPVRTPVESGLCSRRLMQYLYHKRYRPDNNPITYWRKLIDEYFAPRSRERWCVSSYEKPGNTSAAIPQTSPGTWRCDICNTHSGKGYEATSEILPRLCQIRFDHGVKDEYLFLDMPNEFRLPNGLLLLEHTKVVQKSIYDHQHVTHEGQLRIIFTPELKIMSWEFCSRKHDEYVTRKFLTEQVTHMLRATQSYQATVTKNGPAGLSHDEAQKACNDFASASRQLAKNIDHHSLNEHGLSKRYVRCLQISEVVNHMKDLIEFSHKNKLGPIEGLKNYPKQTAGPKLTVQNLHDSKAVKIEMSPHVNNEVPGVGATSNNPQNPAAQSNYQHILRSSSANQGLLQQEASQNAAAMNSYQNLFRSSSANQGLLQQEASQNAAALNNYQNMLRGSSPNQSLLQQEASSIFKGPTAVHSGIQLEASRSFRAAQLGQFQHPMSFQQGMPQHQHNNFQGLGASPQFQQHVINQLLQEAKNTNSRTLAHQQQQQHHQQQQQQQQQHHQLQQQQQHHQQQQQQHQQQQQQQHQQQQQQHQQQQQSPSTPNANGGLASGAAVTNSAASTEQAQHMNNGTAKGAAPMGTGPSNLINSGAGMVQRSSSFKSVSSNPAASGGNAVATPKAESVHDMDDLEHLISHELVESGLFMGEQPGDGGFSWNI; encoded by the exons ATGTCCGGGGCCCCACGCTCCAACCTTGGACTTGTTCCCAGGGACATGAATGGTAGCCTTCCAGTCAGTACTACAAATTCCTCTGGGCCAAGCATTGGTGTTAGCTCTTTGGTGACCGATGGCAACTCATCACTTTCTGGAGGTGCCCAGTTTCAGCAAAGCACGAGCATGAATGCTGATTCATTCATGCGCCTTCCTGCCTCTCCGATGTCGTTTTCGTCCAACAACATTTCTGGCTCTTCAGTCATTGATGGCTCCATCATGCAGCAAAGTCCACCCCAAGAGCAGATGCAGAAGCGGAGAGCATCTAGTGTAACATCACAACCTGTGATTGATGCTGCCGCCGCATTTCATGCTCAAAAGAAGCCAAGAGTTGATATTCGGCAAGATGATATCTTGCAGCAACAGTTGATTCAACAGCTGCTCCAAGGTCAGAGTtcccttcatctccagggccaacATAACCCACAGCTTCAAGCCTTGATCCGGCAGCACAAACTGGCACAAATTCAGCAACAACAGCAGCATCAGTTATCGCAACAATTTCCTCAGCATCAACATTCTCAAGTTGGCATACCTCGGCAGCCGCAGTTGAGGCCGCCGCTAGCACAGCCTGGAATTCAGCTAGCTGGACCTGTTAGGACTCCTGTTGAGAGTGGGCTTTGTTCTCGAAGGTTAATGCAGTATTTGTATCACAAGCGTTACCGGCCAGAT AATAATCCCATAACATACTGGAGGAAGCTCATTGATGAATATTTTGCACCACGATCAAGAGAGAGATGGTGTGTGTCATCATATGAAAAACCAGGGAATACCTCAGCTGCTATTCCACAGACATCCCCG GGTACATGGCGTTGTGATATTTGTAATACGCATTCGGGGAAAGGATATG AGGCTACCTCTGAAATACTTCCTAGACTCTGTCAAATTAGATTTGACCACGGTGTTAAGGATGAATATCTATTCCTTGACATGCCGAACGAGTTCCGGTTGCCCAACGGACTGCTGCTCCTGGAGCATACTAAAGTTGTTCAGAAGAGCATCTACGACCATCAACATGTCACACATGAGGGACAACTGAGAATAATATTCACTCCAGAACTAAAG ATTATGTCCTGGGAGTTTTGTTCACGGAAACACGACGAGTATGTCACTCGCAAGTTTCTAACAGAGCAG GTTACACATATGCTGCGTGCTACCCAGAGTTATCAAGCTACTGTCACTAAAAATGGACCTGCTGGCCTATCGCACGATGAGGCACAGAAGGCTTGCAACGA TTTTGCGTCAGCTTCACGACAACTAGCGAAAAATATAGATCACCACAGCCTAAATGAACATGGTCTTTCTAAAAGATATGTTCGCTGTTTGCAG ATATCAGAGGTGGTGAATCACATGAAGGATCTAATTGAGTTCAGCCACAAGAACAAGCTCGGCCCTATAG AGGGACTGAAGAACTATCCCAAGCAAACTGCTGGACCAAAGCTCACGGTGCAGAATTTGCATGACTCAAAGGCGGTCAAAATAGAAATGAGCCCCCATGTTAATAACGAGGTTCCAGGTGTTGGAGCAACTAGTAATAATCCGCAGAATCCTGCAGCACAAAGCAATTACCAACACATTCTGAGAAGCTCAAGTGCAAATCAGGGTTTGCTTCAGCAGGAGGCATCACAGAATGCCGCGGCAATGAACAGTTACCAGAATCTGTTTAGAAGCTCAAGCGCAAATCAGGGTTTGCTCCAGCAGGAGGCATCTCAGAATGCTGCTGCGCTAAATAATTACCAGAATATGCTTAGGGGCTCGAGCCCGAATCAAAGTTTACTTCAGCAGGAGGCATCGAGTATCTTCAAAGGTCCTACAGCAGTGCACAGTGGCATTCAGCTGGAAGCATCTAGGTCGTTCCGTGCGGCTCAGCTTGGGCAATTCCAGCATCCCATGTCGTTCCAGCAAGGTATGCCCCAGCACCAGCATAACAATTTCCAAGGCCTGGGCGCTAGTCCACAATTCCAGCAGCATGTGATCAATCAGCTGCTGCAAGAAGCCAAGAATACCAATAGCCGCACTCTTGctcatcagcagcagcagcaacaccatcagcagcagcagcagcagcagcagcaacaccatcaactgcagcagcagcagcaacaccatcaacagcagcagcagcagcatcaacagcagcagcagcaacaacatcaacagcagcagcagcaacatcagcagcagcagcagtctccTAGCACTCCCAATGCAAATGGTGGTCTGGCATCCGGAGCCGCGGTCACCAACAGCGCCGCTAGCACAGAGCAGGCACAGCACATGAATAACGGCACAGCAAAGGGCGCGGCTCCGATGGGTACGGGGCCTAGTAACCTGATCAACAGCGGAGCTGGCATGGTCCAGCGAAGCAGCAGTTTCAAGTCGGTAAGCAGCAACCCGGCCGCTTCTGGCGGCAATGCTGTGGCGACCCCAAAGGCGGAGTCTGTGCACGACATGGACGACCTGGAACATCTCATCTCCCACGAACTCGTGGAGAGCGGGCTGTTCATGGGGGAGCAGCCGGGGGACGGTGGCTTCTCGTGGAATATCTGA
- the LOC119288056 gene encoding uncharacterized protein LOC119288056, with amino-acid sequence MEAAAVLHPVGGHARAAERWEAPASTVHCGNGEDAAADDDSWCDASDSPGHDSSLHREWTHRQDQFHKMGYRDGITEGQKDVAQEGFNLGHRQSAHVGYKWGLVRGITSALASLPDSLKEKLMRDAQRRGKLEDLHNFVLEISAQGALQLFHESTLQDNRRPEESMLQTITKDLLLLLHECPDVHVSEELKRVP; translated from the exons ATGGAGGCCGCCGCCGTACTGCACCCCGTCGGCGGCCACGCGCGAGCCGCGGAGCGCTGGGAGGCGCCGGCGTCGACCGTGCACTGTG GCAATGGTGAAGATGCTGCTGCAGATGATGACTCCTGGTGTGATGCTTCAGATTCTCCAGGGCATGATTCCAGCTTACACAGAGAATGGACCCACAGGCAGGACCAGTTTCATAAG ATGGGCTATAGGGATGGTATAACAGAAGGGCAGAAGGATGTTGCCCAAGAGGGGTTCAACCTTGGGCATAGGCAATCTGCGCATGTTGGATACAAGTGGGGTCTCGTTCGGGGGATCACTAG TGCATTAGCTAGTCTTCCTGACAGTCTAAAAGAAAAGTTGATGCGCGATGCCCAGCGTAGAGGAAAACTTGAAGATTTGCACAACTTCGTGCTAGAAATTTCAGCACAGGGTGCGCTGCAACTGTTTCACGAGAGTACACTTCAGGATAATCGTCGACCAGAGGAAAGCATGCTCCAAACAATTACAAAGGACCTTCTACTGTTGTTGCATGAATGCCCAGATGTTCATGTTAGTGAAGAGTTGAAACGAGTTCCATAA
- the LOC119288055 gene encoding E3 ubiquitin-protein ligase BIG BROTHER-like, giving the protein MATVGPPGAYRRITVQYSTAGDDVNHDDFLEYVIGDVLQHQEGLHQSFGTGAPGASWSMHCCHGESSRGTAAETSGSSEEQIAADLKYARMLQEMEDLDVDTPPNKDEQDDISCVPSPSDTDDDDDRGDEEDAAGQDDDDNDDTNDDVDPDNMTYEQGQELVESVGNESRGLSDELLSYLVPWKYRSGSGFFSRRTNHDDTCTVCLSAFRNRENIITLPCKHNYHASCISSWLKINKTCPVCKYEVFGPS; this is encoded by the exons ATGGCCACCGTCGGGCCACCCGGCGCCTATCGGAGGATCACCGTGCAGTACAGCACCGCCGGTGATGATGTGAACCACGATGACTTCCTCGAGTATGtgatcggtgatgttcttcaacacCAG GAGGGCCTGCACCAATCCTTCGGCACAGGGGCCCCTGGTGCATCCTGGAGCATGCATTGCTGCCATGGGGAGAGCAGCAGAGGCACAGCAGCAGAAACCTCAGGAAGTTCAGAGGAACAGATCGCTGCCGACCTCAAATACGCCAGGATGCTGCAGGAGATGGAGGATCTGGATGTGGACACGCCTCCCAACAAAGACGAACAAGACG ACATAAGCTGTGTGCCTTCCCCATCCGACACGGACGACGACGATGATCGCGGCGATGAAGAGGAC GCAGCTGGGCAGGATGACGATGACAACGACGACACCAACGACGATGTTGATCCGGACAACATGACATATGAG CAAGGGCAGGAACTAGTGGAATCAGTGGGAAATGAGAGCAGAGGTTTATCAGATGAGCTCCTGTCATACTTGGTGCCATGGAAGTACAGGTCAGGATCAGGGTTCTTCTCAAGGAGGACAAACCATGATGA CACTTGTACTGTGTGCCTGTCAGCTTTCAGAAACCGGGAGAACATCATAACCTTGCCCTGCAAACATAATTACCATGCAAGTTGCATTAGCAGCTGGCTCAAGATCAACAAG ACCTGCCCAGTTTGCAAGTATGAAGTGTTTGGGCCCTCCTAG